DNA sequence from the Sulfurimonas sp. HSL3-7 genome:
GTATTGATCTTCGCCTCTTTGTCTTCGTAGCCGATGACAACACTGTACAGCAGGGCCAGATTCTCAGGTACGTCCAGAACTCTGGCAATGATCTTGCCATACTCGGTCGTTGAGCCTTGCGGGCATGAACCAAGACCGTAACCTTCTGCCGCAAGCATCAGGTTCTGCATGTATGCCCCCGAATCGATCAGCGGGCCTTGCGCCCCGTTGATGAGTTCTTTCTCCATAAAAACGAAGAAGACCGTTTGTGAACCGAACCATCGGTAGTTGTCGAACCACATCTGTTGGCGTGTCTCGTCATCATGACGATCGACACCCATCAGTTTATAGAGGCCTGCACCTGTCACAATACGGCGCTTTTTATAGGGGTTGATCCAGTTGACTGGATAGTACTGAATGAACTGATCGACGTCCCCGCCCGCTTCGATATGTGCAATGATCGCATCGCCTATCTTTGTAAGCATCTCTTTATTACTTACGGCGTAGACGATCCAAGGCTGCATATTTGCGCCGCTGGGTGTCATTGCTGCCGCTTCCAGAATCTTTTCCTGGATCTCTTTCGGTACCGGTTTATCTAAAAACTTGCGCGTTGAAGAACGCCCTTTGATGGCATCGATAACATTGATACTTTCCATTCGCTTTCGCTCCGTCGTCTCAAATTTATGCGGTATTTTACAATAAAAATAATTTGAGACACGAGGGCTGGCGTTTTTTGGGGTAATTTAGACGCTTTGCCGGCGGTAAATACTATTTTTTTATTGCATTTACGATCTTTTTGAGCTGCGCGATATCTTCTGTCTCATATTTTTTCGCATATTTTATCTTGTGATAGAGCAGATCTATCTCGTCTATCATGTCCGCGTTCACTTTCTCTTTGAGTCTACAAAGAAAGTCATGCATGCTCTCATTGGGCTGCTTTTCCAATCCCGATTTTTCGGCGTGTTTCATCAGCGGGCGCAGGATACACAGTACCCTGTCGTGACAACGTCGCGCACTGACAAAGATCGCTACACCTATCGAAAGTGCGGTAAATAGAATACCGTTGACGATAAACGCGACAAGATAAGTAGAACTGTTAATAAGCGCATGCAGAATTTCCATCTGTTTGACACGGCTGTACTCCAATATCCACGTCTCAATGACATATTTCAGGTACATCAGATGCAGGTTAAGCCGTTTTAACCACTTCTGCCCCGTATTGCTGCCTTCAACACCGAGACGCTGCAAGACATCCCCCTCTATCCTTTCGGCAAAGGCTGTCGTCTCCACCCTCGTCCACCCCTTCTCCTGCAGGTAGACTTCTACCCACGCATGGGCGTCTGATTCTCTCACCACAAGATAATTCTCCAAAGCCTCGTTCGGATTGACCAAAAATCCCGTGACCACCCGTGCCGGAAGCCCGGAAGCCCGGGCCATATATGCGAATGCAGCCGCAAAATGGACGCAATACCCCTTTTTGCTCTCATACAAAAACGAATCGACGGGTCTTTTTTTATCCAGGTGATCGGGTTTGAGGGTGTAGACAAGATTGAGTGAGCGAAAATAGGCGGCGATGTTTTCCAAGGTCTGCTTATCGCGTGGTGCAACCAGCTGCCTGGCACGTTCCGAACTGATAGCGTCACGTTTCCCGTAAAACCGGAGCGATGCTTCACGTATCTCTTTGCGTAAAGGGGCATTCATCAAATATGACAGGTCGGAATGCATCTCGTAACGATATCTCTTGTCGATCTTTTTGTCGCTCACGATGGTGTAATCGTCCAGCAAGGTGCTTTTTGGAGGCGATGATGCCGGAATGTCAAGGGCATAGAGCCACTTTTCATTATGCGGATAGAGCGTGATACTGTAGGCAACCCGTCCGCCTGTAGCTATCGCCTTCCGGCCTGCAGCCAAAGGCTTTTTCAGACGATCCGGCAGCTGCCGGAACGAATCGTTGCGATCGACATAAAGGGTGGTCCCCCGAAAGTAGAGCCCCTTCTCTTTCGGAAGCCCGTTTTCAAAATAGACTTCCATCAGCACCTGCGAAGAGAGGTTCATCGCCGCATCGCTGCCCAGCGACATCACACCGTTGTGGCCACTTTTTTTGACGAAGTCATCATGAAACCCGTAAACAGCCTTTTCAAAACTAATACGCGGAAAGACAAGGAACAGTAGTGCGACAACAGGCAACGCGTAGGCAAAGAGCGTGAGAGCCATTTTCAGTGCATCATAGAGCGGAGTATGCATTTTCGACCAGACAAGCAGCAGCATAAAGACGAAGAGCGTAAAAACCGTATAGAAAAGCATCGGTACCGAGTTGTGCAGAAAAAACGAAAGCATCAGCAGCATCGCCGGTGAGAAGGCAAGGTAGAAGTTCAGCTCCCCTTTGAGACGCTGTAGGGAGACTGCATAGATCAGCAGTGCGTTCAGCAGCGAGACAAAGAGGGTGAAGCGGTTCAGCGACGAGAAGTTGAAATCGGTGTAGAAGGAGCTTATGACCGACAGAACACCGAAGAGTGCCAAAGCGTACTGCAGCGCTTTTGGGACCTTTCTGCTCGCGATCAGCACGATAAGCACGGCCAGCAGGTAGACGAGCATGGGAAACTTGAGCTTGTCCAGGTGGGGAACAATCGATAGGACCAGCGCTATATCGACGAGATAAAGGCTTTTCGGCGGTGATTTAATATCGGCCAAGGTACGTAAGAATCTCATCTGTGCTCATCTTTTTGCTCTCCAGCAGTCTCTTTCCGATCGCAATAGTGAAGGCATATCCTCGCTGTTCACATTCGAGTACCCACAGGCTCAGCTGCGAGAGCCGCTGCTCATCGTCGGTACCGCAGGACAGAAAATCGAAATGGAGCAGCTGCGCATCATTTATATAGGTGAAGACCTTGCTCATCAGGCTGCCGCCTTTGGCAATGGAGGGCCAATAGATCTGTGAGATCCGGTCGCTGCGCTCATACCCCTTTACCCCTTCAAAGTCATCCTTCTCGCCATAGATCGCCCTGTTCCTGGCGATATAGGCATCCAGGCTCTCCCCTTTCGGTTCGGGGTAGACCACAAAGCTCTTCTGCAGGTCAAAGACCTTGTAGAAGAGCTGATGCGGCAGCGGGAAGCCGCTGTCGCACTGAACGCTCTCGAATGCCCTCTCCCCTCTCTTTGCACAGGTATGGGAAAAGGTCAGCACCTCGGGTGAATCGGCGCTGATACGCTTGCAGTGCTGCCGCTCTTCGCTGCAGATGCAGGTAATGTCGTAGAGTTCTCTCTCTGATGATGAAGAGAGCAAAAGCGTATAGCTGCTTTTCTGGTTGGCAAACACGCGTTGGGATGAAAGCAGCGCTACCTCCAGTGAGCGTATGTTGTTCCTGCCGAAAAAGTAGCTGCTGAAGGCAAAAGCGAAGGTAAAGAAGAGTGCCAGGTAGACGATGTTGTAGTTATGTATGTAGGCCTGCATAAAGAGCGCAATCAATATCAGAATGAGAAGATAGATATATTTAGTCGGCCGCTCGCTGCCTTTTCTAGCAATCCTGGCAAACGAGGGCGAGAATCTTTTTTGAAGCTGGTTCAGAATGATCATGGTTGCTTAACTCCAATCGGTGTATGACGACAGGTTCCAGAACATCGGTGACATCGTTAGGTATCACGAAATTCCTGCCGCTGACGACGGCGTGCGCTTTTGCAAGCTGCAGAAGCGCCAAAGCCCCTCTGGTCGAAAGTCCGTACTCAAAGAGCCCGTGTTCCCTGGTGATCTTGATGATCTTCTGGACAAGGTCGAGTATCTCGTCGCTGACATGGACGTTTCTGCTGAGGCTCAGGAGCTTCATGACCGCCTCTTTTTCAAAGGTCTTAAGGGCATGCAAATCTTTCTCCTCACCCTGCCTGAGTATCTCCCGCTCGGATTCCCCGTCGGCGTACCCAAGGGAGATCGTACAGATAAATCGGTCAAGCTGCGAGCTCGGCATCCTGAAGACGCCCGACTCCTCGAAGGGGTTTTTTGTCGCTATGACGAAAAAAGGATCCGGCAGAGGGTATGTCTTGTTCTCGACACTGACCTGGCGTTCCGCCATCGCCTCCAAAAGGGCACTCTGGGTCTTGGGTGTCGCACGGTTGATCTCGTCCGCCAGCAGGACAGAGCTGAAAATCGGCCCTTTTTTGAAGAGGAACTCGCCGCTCTTGACATCATAATAGTTGACGCCGATGATATCGGCCGGCAACAGGTCGGAGGTGAACTGGATACGTCCGAAGTCCAGACCGAGCACCTGCGAAATCGCCTTGGCCAGCGTCGTCTTGCCGACCCCCGGCATATCTTCGATCAGCAGGTGCCCGCCGGAGAGAAATGCCGCCATCGCCAGCTCGATCTTTTCGCGCTTGCCGATGACGACCTTCTCGATCTCGTCAATAATGGTATGAATAAGTGTATGGCTCTCTTTCACGTGCTATTCCTACTCTTTAACTAATAGAAACAAGCATAACACAAAAGGATTTAGAGGATTACCCATAAGACAAGCTATTGAAGGGATCAACAGAAATATTAAGGTTCAATCTTTTGTCTACGCTGCCGATAGCACGGCAGGTACCTGGAAAATCATCAAAAAAACGTTCTGCGCTCGAGAGCTGCCATGAAGATCCATAACAGACAATGCGTGCAATCCTCAAAGCTCTCTGGAGACAATGATGGCGATGGCCATCTGCTGTGCCGCAAGGACGGAGTTTTGCGTTGCGAAAAGGTTCGCGCTCTGAAACTGCTGTGTTGTGATAAAGGTATCGGCCACCATTCCTATATTGTCGGCCATAAGCAGAATAGTATCGCCCATCTCCCCGATCCGGTCGGCCATGACGCCGATATCGGCTGAGAGCTGCAGCATACTGCCGAGCGAATCTTTGAGCGTCAATGTCGATGTTGACGGCTCAAGCCCCTCAATCGCGATGACATAGCCGTCAACCGCCGTTGCTATGAAGGTCAGCATAACCGACATGTCGTAGAGCTGCATCATCGACGTGCCGTCGATATAGAGTGTGCCGTTCGCCGCATCGCTCTCGACACCGTTGCTGAGCGCCGTGACCTGCTCAAGAAAGCTCTCGACGTCATCCGCGACACTTTGAAGCTGGTACTTCATCGTCCACGGGCTGAGCATCACCGAGTGCATACGCGAGGAGAGCTCCATGCCGTCGGAAATGAGCGCATCGTAGTCGAGTTCGCGCGTGCTCGTCTCGATCACCGAGACCAGCGTCAGCGCATTAGTCTGTGTCTGCAGCAGTGTATCGACGCTGGAGGTCATGTTCGCGCTCTGAATCTCCTGAGTCGCGATAATGCGGTCAGCCATGATGTCTATATTGTCGGCCATGACAAGAATCTTGTCCGCCATCTCCCCTATCCTGTCCGCCATCGTACCGATATCATCGGAGAGCTGCAGCATGGCGGTAATGCCGTCTTTGACGGTCAGTACCGAGGCCGCATTGTCAAGCTGCTGCAGGTCAAGTGAGAGGCGCAGCGCTTCATTGGCCAGGCTCAGATTGGTCACCGAGAGCTGTTCAAGGGCATCGAGCGTATCAGCATCGATCTGCAGCGGGGCGGAGAGGCTTTCATCGACGGCGGCGATGGCGTTGACCATGTCGCGTGCCATCTGGTTCACCTGCAACAGCGGCGAACAGACCGAAGAGGCATTGAGTTCAAGCGTGCTCAATTCACCCTCAAGTGCCTCGGACTGAAAAACAAGATCTTGCAGGTCATCATTCAGGGCAGCGGCTGCCGGCATACCCGTAAAAAGCATAAAAACGGCGGCAGCGCCGATACAGTTGTTCCATAGTTGTTTCATTCGGTTCTCCTCTTTCTTAGAGTCCATAGGACTCGATTATGCCGACAGTGATCTTCTGCGAAGTGGTCAGGGAATCGACGGTGTAGGCCATATTCGATGTCTGTATCCCTTCGACCTCGACGATCCGCTCACTCATCGCACCGATGTTGTCGGCCATGACGATGATCTTGTCACTCATCTCCATGATGCGGTCGCTCATCAGTCTGATATCCTGCACCAGCTTCAGCATGGAGTTCGTGGCATCGGAAAGGACGGGTGTCTCCGTCAGCGGGGCGATCAGCTGCACGGTTCTGGCGAAATTTTCGGTACTCTGCGCCAGAGCCCTGTTGATCTCCGAGAGGTCGCTGAAATAGGTCAGTGTATCACCGTCGACATAGTGCGAAGCCATCGCACTGTTCAGGCTGGCGAAGGTGTAGAGGCTGAGTACTTTCCCCATCAGCAGTGCCGACTGTTCCTGCAGCTGGCCCAGTTCATCCGCCATGTTAAAGTTGGTCAGGATGGTCATATTCATATCGGAACTCAACGCATCACCGTCGGATTGGACCTGCTCGAGGGTAAGGTTGTAGACAATCGACGAAAGAGAGCTGTTGAGCGCGGCCATATTCTGCTGTGTCGTCAAGAGGGAGGCCTGAATGAACTGCATATTGCTGCTTTGCAGCGTCATGGTGACGACGATCTTGTCCGCCATCGAACCGATATTGTCCGCCATGACCAGAATGCGGTTGGCCATCTCGAGAATGCGGTCGGCCATCGTACCGATATCGTCGGAAAGGCGCAGCATCGCACTGAGCCCGGCCCGGTACTCGAAAAGGTCGGCAACCGATTCGATGCTGTTGAGCTCCAGTGCCATCCGGACACTCTCTTCGGCCATCGATCTGCTGATGGTGCTAAGATCATCAAGCGATGTCATGTCCTCCTGTGTCAGGCTCAGCGGCGAAGAGAGCTGGGCATAGATCGCCTCGATGCTTTCGATATACGCTTCAATAGAGGTGTTGAGGGTACCCAGTTGGGAACAGTCATCCCCCTCATCAAAACTGAACGCAGAGAGATTGGCGTCGAGCGCACTGCCCTGGCTGACAAGTCCCTGCAGTTCGGTCGTCAGCGACGCCTGGGCCTTGGCCAGAAACAGGACAAACAGCAACAACGCCGATGCAAAATGTTTTTTGAACATGATGGTTTCCTTTAGGGCACCTCTAAAAACCCTGGTTAGCCTCAGCAGCACAGTAAAATTCATAATCAAGGCGGTACTTTGCAAGCCTAGACATAGCTTAAGTGAGAAGTACCAACCCAAAGTATGTATTTCTCAGTGTTGCCCGCAGGGAGGCGGACTAAGGTTTTTAGAGGTGCCATTTAGTTTGAATATGTTGTTTTTATAATAAATTGTTATTATAAAAGAAGCCCGGCATTATACTTGCCACAGATTAGAGTGTCATAAAATATAGCATTCTCTTATTCTTGGAAGGATCGCTGAAGCTCGATATGCCAACACACTACCAAAGTGCTGTTATCTGACAACCCGGCATTAGGCTGACGCGCCTTTTCACCCGGTTATCTGTCTGAACAGAAACCATGCAAAAAACCGAAACTATTCTAAAATATTATATACCACAATAATAACACAAAGTAATTTTTATTATTAGATTTAAGTTATGAATTACTTTATTCGGACTATTATTACAAAATACTAAACAACAAGGATTAACCATGAAAACAAGTGCACGCAACCAATTAAAAGGCACGGTAAGCAGTATCAAGGCCGGTCAGGTCAACAGCGAAGTCGTCATTGATCTGAAATCAAATGTGATCAAAGCTGTTTTGACCAATGAAGCCGTTGAGGAGATGGCGCTGGCTGTCGGTGAGGAAGTCTATGCCATCATCAAAGCATCTTTTGTCATTGTAAGCAAAGAGAAACCGGGCCAGATAAGCACCCGCAATGTTTTTGAAACAACCGTTACCGATGTCAAAAAAGGGATGGTCAACAGTACGCTAAAACTGGCGATGGGTGATGACACGCTCTCTGCCAACATTACCAATGAAGCGACTGAAGAGCTTGAGATAGCTAAAGGTGACACCCTTTACGCGCTTGTGAAAGCAAGCTCAATCATCCTGGCCAAATAACAACGGTAGCGTGAACGCCGCCCTCTTTTCAGGCGGATAATCAATTAAAGTATATAGAGGCGGAAGACATTTGCATTTTTCTGCCCCCTTTTGACCTAACCTTTTTCACTTCCAAAATAATTTTCATCATTCACTCAGTCGAGTGGATAGTGATTACTTTTTTCATATGACACAAAACGGCGCCTATTTGGCTTCCTGTTTTTCAATAAGGCCTTGAGATGCCTATCCAGCTTATGATTGTGGCGTTTTAACCGCTGGAGTACCTATTATAACAGTGTTCGCATGAGTGATCATCGTTGACTATCGTTTAATTCGTTTCCACTGCGCAATATGTCCATTCCGTACTTTTCCCGTGCCTTGTTTACAGCCGAATCGAGCCGGTGCATCTTCTTGTCATTTTCAAACGCAAAGATATCCACCGCCTTGGGATCATGGTGCAGAAATTTTGTCGCGCTCATCGTGATATAGAGTATCGCGACATTGGGGTAGATATCGAGCTCCTGAAACTTCTCCCTTGCAAAGTGCTGGATGAACTGCTCGTTGAATATTCGGTAGGTGGTGTACTGTTTCTTGCTTCTGAGATGATGTTCATACCCGATCCCAAAAAAGAAGGTGGTCGGATTCACGTTCAGACGTTTGATAGTATGGCTCCAGTGGCGTACCATGGTACTGACACGCCGATAAAACTCGGCACGGTCTTTGATCGGGTGGTCCATACTGCGTGACATCCCGACACCTTTACGGCTCTGTTTTCTGCTCACGCCTTCATGGTCCGTACCGCTCAACCGTTTATAAAGATCTCTTCCTTGTCGCCCCCAGCTTTCAAAGAGCCTTCGGGCATGTAAAGCGTCACCGATGGTCTTGATGCCGTATTGCCGCATCTTCTTTCCGAAGGCTCTGCCCACGCCCGGGAACGCATGGATATCGATATCTTTGACAAAGTCATGGATCTCTTCATCATAGACCACTTTCAATCCAAAAGGCTTGACGGTAGATGTCGCCAGCTTGGCAATCCACTTTGCATTACAGGCACCGATGGAGACGGGAAGCAGCATCTCCTTGGCAACTTTCTCCTGTAGATAGGCGATGAAGTCGTACATATCTTTTTCGTCTATCCAGCCGGTGACATCCCCGAAGAGTTCGTCGATGCTGTACTGTTCTACCAGCGGTATCTCATTGCCGAGCAGCTCCATCATCTCATGCGACAGAGTGTGATAGAGCAGATGATCTGGCGGCAGCAAGATCGCATCGGGACAGAGGTTCAAAGCCTCTCTGATCGTCATGGCGGTCTTCACCCCGCAGTGTCTCGCCTCGTAGCTGGCAGTCGTAACGATCCCCCGTATGCGATCGCCCTCGAAAAAGTAACTTGAAGCGTCATGCTCGGCATGAAAAAGAGAGGGGACAAACGCCCCCTGGTTGAGCTGGATAAGCCGCTTCGCTTTGGCCGGTTTTGTGTCAAAGATAAAAGGATCGCCCCGTCCGCCTACGATGAGTGGTTTACCGATGAGTTCCACGTTTCGAGTACGTTCGGCAGAAGCAAAAAAACTGTCCAGGTCAAGGTGCAATATCATGTTGACATAATATGACGAGTTGACAAATTTCAGTGAATATATTACATGCTGACATACACTTTCAGTATGAGACGATACATAGAATTTGAGGCGTTAATGGCAAGTTATTTTGTGGCCTATTTCCTCTATGGCAAAGTGAAATACGGGTCTAAAGGCTACAGTGAAGAGAGGCTGGGGAGGATGAGTGCCTATAAGAGTCTGATGCAGGTATACCAGCCTTATCTCTGGCAGAAAGAGCGGATTAAAAGCGAAGTAATTTTGGAGCGTTTTCGGTATCTGGAGCAAAAAGCGGAGGCACTGCCTGATGATCGCTTTAAAAGAGCGTTTCTGGAGACATTGGCGCAAGCAGCTCCGCATCATCATTTACAGGAGAATTGACTCTCGTAGAGACTTTGTATGCGACCATTCGATCGCTTCCGCATGGCTGCAGCAGTTCATAGAGTGCTTCGGGTTCCTGAACTTCGCTATCAAGCCAGAGCCCCCAGGACTCTTTCGGAATGATCACCGGCATGCGGTCATGGATCGGTTCCATCAGTTCATTAGAAGCCGTTGTGATGATCGCCGACGTCGTGATACTTTTTTCCTGTTCATTGTCATACCACTTATCCCATATGGCACCCAACGCAAAATAGTCACTTTCTGTCGGATGTATCCAGTAGGGTTGCTTATGACCACCTTCCTGATGCCATTCGTAAAAACCGTTGACCGGGATCAGAGCACGCTTGTGTCTAAAAGAGCCGCGAAACATCGGTTTGTCATTGATCGTCTCTGCTCTGGCATTGATGAGTTGCCGTTTCCTGTCTTTTGCCCAATGCGGTATGAGCCCGAATGAGGTCTCAGTGTAGTGATGGTTGTTCAGAAGTGCCGCTAAAGCTTGGGAAGGGGCGATGTTGTAGTGCGGCGTCAGATAACCGATGTCGTTAACAAAATCGCCGAGAACGGCCTGTACATCATTGATAAAAAGACCGTCTGAAAAGAAACCGACCCGTCCGCACATACCTCTGCCTCATTGTATCTTATCTCACAGACACTATTATACATAAGAATGAAACGGTATAAAAAACAGCACTCCGGTTGATATGGATAGATCAAAATCGGCAGAACATCTTACGTATGTGTTCAATACCTATAGAAAACTATTGACTTTTAACAGTAGTAAGAATGATATGTGCGGATGATTATTCTTGGAAAGCTAATGGTACGCCCGACAGGATTCAAACCTGTGACCGCTGGTACCGGAAACCAGTGCTCTATTCAGCTGAGCTACGGACGCGTCTTTTTTACAGGCAGCATTATAATAGATCTCTCTTGTAAAAAGATTTATAATGCAAAAAATCGGAAGTATTCTGCAGCGGCGGCACAGGCCGCCGCTACTGTTGGGCTACTTCTGCACGAACATCAGCCGCATGCGGCGGATAAAGAGCACACCGAGGGCCACAGCGAGGATCTTGAAGTCGATCTCGCTGCCCATATGGAGCGCCTCGAAGGCCTCGCTCTGTGTCGCCTCGGCACCGAGCGCCTGCATCTCGAGTATCTTCGGGGTATAGACGCCGCTGAACATCAAAGCCGTTATGATGACGACAAAACCGCTCACCATCGCGTAGTTGTCACGGCGGCCGTGTTTGTACTCATTGCCTTCGAAGGCGAAGACAACCGCCGCGATGAAGTAGATGAAGTAGCTGAAACGGCGGAATATCTCCGCCATCAGAATACCCTCGTTGTAATGATCCAGCATCACACCCGAGAGGTAGCTGTCCGAGTGAAAGAGCGTCGCCGTCACAAAGATGCCCAGGGTCAAAACCGCACCGAGGGTCATCGCTATCAAAAGCAGGTAGAGTGTTACCGTCCACTGTTTAGCCGTCATACGTTTTCCTTTTTATGTTTTAAGAACAAACCCGCGGTCCAGGCCCGCCAGATCTTCATAGAACTTCAGCTCATTATACCTTTTTCCCTCAAGGTAGTGCTGGACCTTCGGCTTCTGGTCATAGCCCATCTCGCAGGCAAAGATCCTGATACCGCGTTCAAACACCGCGTCGAGAAGCCGCTTGATGATCTCATCACCGATCTCGCCGCCGAAAAGGGCCAGGTCGGGTTCGTAGTCAAGGTTGGACTCAAGAGGCTCGTCATTGGCGATATAGGGCGGGTTTGAGACGAGGATGTCGATACTCTCGCTTACCGGCTCCAGCAGATCGCCCTGACGCAGTTCGATACGTCCGCCAAGACCGAAGCATTCGATGTTTTTTTTGGCAACCTTCAGGGCCTCCGGACTGATGTCAACCGCAATGATCTTTGCCTTCGGCAACTCCTGCGCAAGGACAGTCGAGATGATACCGCTGCCCACACCGATCTCGACGATGGTCAGCTCCGCATCCCTGTCGGCCAGCGCAAGTACCTCATCGATGAGCAGCTCCGTCTCGGGACGGGGGATCAGTGCCCCCGGTTCGATGTGGAACTCCTGCGAATAGAAACTGACCCTATTGGTAATGTACTCGATAGGCTCGTTCTTTTTGCGGCGTTCTACCCAGGAGGCGAGTTTCTCCCCCTCC
Encoded proteins:
- a CDS encoding DUF3488 and transglutaminase-like domain-containing protein, with amino-acid sequence MRFLRTLADIKSPPKSLYLVDIALVLSIVPHLDKLKFPMLVYLLAVLIVLIASRKVPKALQYALALFGVLSVISSFYTDFNFSSLNRFTLFVSLLNALLIYAVSLQRLKGELNFYLAFSPAMLLMLSFFLHNSVPMLFYTVFTLFVFMLLLVWSKMHTPLYDALKMALTLFAYALPVVALLFLVFPRISFEKAVYGFHDDFVKKSGHNGVMSLGSDAAMNLSSQVLMEVYFENGLPKEKGLYFRGTTLYVDRNDSFRQLPDRLKKPLAAGRKAIATGGRVAYSITLYPHNEKWLYALDIPASSPPKSTLLDDYTIVSDKKIDKRYRYEMHSDLSYLMNAPLRKEIREASLRFYGKRDAISSERARQLVAPRDKQTLENIAAYFRSLNLVYTLKPDHLDKKRPVDSFLYESKKGYCVHFAAAFAYMARASGLPARVVTGFLVNPNEALENYLVVRESDAHAWVEVYLQEKGWTRVETTAFAERIEGDVLQRLGVEGSNTGQKWLKRLNLHLMYLKYVIETWILEYSRVKQMEILHALINSSTYLVAFIVNGILFTALSIGVAIFVSARRCHDRVLCILRPLMKHAEKSGLEKQPNESMHDFLCRLKEKVNADMIDEIDLLYHKIKYAKKYETEDIAQLKKIVNAIKK
- a CDS encoding AAA family ATPase, whose product is MKESHTLIHTIIDEIEKVVIGKREKIELAMAAFLSGGHLLIEDMPGVGKTTLAKAISQVLGLDFGRIQFTSDLLPADIIGVNYYDVKSGEFLFKKGPIFSSVLLADEINRATPKTQSALLEAMAERQVSVENKTYPLPDPFFVIATKNPFEESGVFRMPSSQLDRFICTISLGYADGESEREILRQGEEKDLHALKTFEKEAVMKLLSLSRNVHVSDEILDLVQKIIKITREHGLFEYGLSTRGALALLQLAKAHAVVSGRNFVIPNDVTDVLEPVVIHRLELSNHDHSEPASKKILALVCQDC
- the prmC gene encoding peptide chain release factor N(5)-glutamine methyltransferase; translation: MQSVGEWLRLITAELQGAVERPRREAQLLIMALLEKDELWLMTHEADIVEEGEKLASWVERRKKNEPIEYITNRVSFYSQEFHIEPGALIPRPETELLIDEVLALADRDAELTIVEIGVGSGIISTVLAQELPKAKIIAVDISPEALKVAKKNIECFGLGGRIELRQGDLLEPVSESIDILVSNPPYIANDEPLESNLDYEPDLALFGGEIGDEIIKRLLDAVFERGIRIFACEMGYDQKPKVQHYLEGKRYNELKFYEDLAGLDRGFVLKT
- a CDS encoding DNA polymerase IV, translated to MILHLDLDSFFASAERTRNVELIGKPLIVGGRGDPFIFDTKPAKAKRLIQLNQGAFVPSLFHAEHDASSYFFEGDRIRGIVTTASYEARHCGVKTAMTIREALNLCPDAILLPPDHLLYHTLSHEMMELLGNEIPLVEQYSIDELFGDVTGWIDEKDMYDFIAYLQEKVAKEMLLPVSIGACNAKWIAKLATSTVKPFGLKVVYDEEIHDFVKDIDIHAFPGVGRAFGKKMRQYGIKTIGDALHARRLFESWGRQGRDLYKRLSGTDHEGVSRKQSRKGVGMSRSMDHPIKDRAEFYRRVSTMVRHWSHTIKRLNVNPTTFFFGIGYEHHLRSKKQYTTYRIFNEQFIQHFAREKFQELDIYPNVAILYITMSATKFLHHDPKAVDIFAFENDKKMHRLDSAVNKAREKYGMDILRSGNELNDSQR
- a CDS encoding DUF58 domain-containing protein, translated to MIILNQLQKRFSPSFARIARKGSERPTKYIYLLILILIALFMQAYIHNYNIVYLALFFTFAFAFSSYFFGRNNIRSLEVALLSSQRVFANQKSSYTLLLSSSSERELYDITCICSEERQHCKRISADSPEVLTFSHTCAKRGERAFESVQCDSGFPLPHQLFYKVFDLQKSFVVYPEPKGESLDAYIARNRAIYGEKDDFEGVKGYERSDRISQIYWPSIAKGGSLMSKVFTYINDAQLLHFDFLSCGTDDEQRLSQLSLWVLECEQRGYAFTIAIGKRLLESKKMSTDEILTYLGRY
- a CDS encoding TOBE domain-containing protein, which codes for MKTSARNQLKGTVSSIKAGQVNSEVVIDLKSNVIKAVLTNEAVEEMALAVGEEVYAIIKASFVIVSKEKPGQISTRNVFETTVTDVKKGMVNSTLKLAMGDDTLSANITNEATEELEIAKGDTLYALVKASSIILAK
- a CDS encoding SOS response-associated peptidase; protein product: MCGRVGFFSDGLFINDVQAVLGDFVNDIGYLTPHYNIAPSQALAALLNNHHYTETSFGLIPHWAKDRKRQLINARAETINDKPMFRGSFRHKRALIPVNGFYEWHQEGGHKQPYWIHPTESDYFALGAIWDKWYDNEQEKSITTSAIITTASNELMEPIHDRMPVIIPKESWGLWLDSEVQEPEALYELLQPCGSDRMVAYKVSTRVNSPVNDDAELLAPMSPETLF
- a CDS encoding nitroreductase yields the protein MESINVIDAIKGRSSTRKFLDKPVPKEIQEKILEAAAMTPSGANMQPWIVYAVSNKEMLTKIGDAIIAHIEAGGDVDQFIQYYPVNWINPYKKRRIVTGAGLYKLMGVDRHDDETRQQMWFDNYRWFGSQTVFFVFMEKELINGAQGPLIDSGAYMQNLMLAAEGYGLGSCPQGSTTEYGKIIARVLDVPENLALLYSVVIGYEDKEAKINTYQPARVPMNDTVTFVE
- a CDS encoding DUF4149 domain-containing protein yields the protein MTAKQWTVTLYLLLIAMTLGAVLTLGIFVTATLFHSDSYLSGVMLDHYNEGILMAEIFRRFSYFIYFIAAVVFAFEGNEYKHGRRDNYAMVSGFVVIITALMFSGVYTPKILEMQALGAEATQSEAFEALHMGSEIDFKILAVALGVLFIRRMRLMFVQK